The following coding sequences lie in one Thermosulfuriphilus ammonigenes genomic window:
- a CDS encoding KaiC domain-containing protein encodes MEAREPQVVREAIMGLGEARDRAPRLEGVATGVEGLDELFFAIEFKEGRPHRKPLGGVPLGAVVNITGTPDTGKSLMAEQFAVRQAADGQKVCLVTVETPAAFVSTALEQRARAMGFDFSKIEKNIILLDAASYTRLREDMPTLLDTLAYIYRTYRVKRTIIDSVTGLYEAREMLARSVVRALYSFCKKWYQTALFISQKRSSHEELSAEAAGGYAVGHIVDCTMVLSKELILSERAAQIWKQEVGSIVRLFRIDGCRLCGHDTRIHLLEIDELGLVHIGPPLGDVRGRR; translated from the coding sequence ATGGAAGCTAGAGAGCCGCAGGTGGTCCGGGAAGCAATTATGGGTCTTGGTGAGGCCAGGGATCGGGCTCCCCGACTTGAGGGAGTGGCTACCGGAGTCGAAGGCCTTGACGAGCTCTTTTTTGCCATTGAGTTCAAAGAGGGGCGCCCCCATCGAAAGCCCCTGGGAGGGGTTCCTCTGGGAGCAGTGGTCAATATTACCGGCACGCCGGATACAGGTAAAAGTCTCATGGCCGAACAATTTGCTGTTCGCCAGGCCGCCGACGGCCAGAAGGTCTGTCTGGTAACCGTAGAGACCCCAGCGGCCTTTGTCTCTACAGCCCTGGAACAACGGGCCAGGGCCATGGGGTTTGATTTTTCTAAGATCGAAAAAAATATCATTCTTCTTGATGCCGCCAGTTATACCCGCTTACGGGAAGATATGCCCACCCTTTTAGATACATTAGCCTATATTTACCGGACTTATCGGGTCAAACGGACAATTATTGACTCCGTAACAGGCCTTTATGAGGCCCGGGAAATGTTGGCTCGCTCGGTTGTCCGGGCTCTCTATTCTTTCTGCAAAAAATGGTATCAAACTGCCCTCTTTATCTCCCAAAAGAGGAGTAGCCATGAGGAGCTCTCGGCTGAGGCTGCCGGTGGCTACGCTGTGGGCCATATTGTTGATTGCACCATGGTCTTGTCCAAAGAACTTATCCTTTCGGAAAGGGCGGCTCAGATCTGGAAACAAGAAGTAGGCTCTATTGTTCGACTTTTTCGGATCGACGGCTGCCGTCTCTGTGGACATGATACCCGCATCCATCTCCTGGAGATCGACGAACTGGGGCTTGTCCATATTGGTCCTCCCCTGGGGGATGTCCGTGGCCGACGCTAA
- a CDS encoding peptidylprolyl isomerase, protein MWWKRLLALGVAVFLSLPVIGLATEKDKILARVGPYQLTEAQLNAQVAEMPAQIQVLLAHQPELKKELVNRWVEISLLSLEAEKEGLNEDPLIKARIQQARSAILAQELIRRQIIDKTEINDAEARKYYQENKAQFSQPERIKARHILIAVEDPASADSKKAAREKAEKILARVRAGEDFAELAKKYSDDPGSREKGGDLGFFSRGQMIEPFEKAAFSLKVGEISGLVESPFGYHIIKVEERQPAQTTPYEKVKEQVREKALEAKRESVLEAYLQQLRKKYPVSTYLK, encoded by the coding sequence ATGTGGTGGAAAAGACTTTTAGCCCTAGGGGTGGCTGTCTTCTTAAGCCTTCCTGTGATCGGATTGGCTACAGAGAAAGACAAAATTCTGGCCCGGGTAGGGCCTTATCAGCTTACTGAAGCCCAGCTTAATGCTCAGGTGGCGGAGATGCCGGCCCAGATCCAGGTCCTCTTGGCCCATCAACCAGAGCTAAAAAAGGAACTGGTAAATCGTTGGGTAGAGATCTCCCTTCTCTCGCTTGAGGCCGAAAAAGAAGGCCTAAACGAGGACCCTCTGATCAAGGCCCGAATTCAGCAGGCTCGTTCGGCTATTTTGGCCCAAGAGCTCATTCGACGACAGATCATAGACAAGACCGAGATCAATGATGCCGAAGCCCGGAAATACTACCAAGAGAATAAGGCCCAGTTTAGTCAGCCAGAAAGGATAAAGGCGAGACACATCCTTATTGCCGTTGAAGATCCAGCCAGTGCAGATTCCAAAAAAGCCGCCCGGGAGAAGGCGGAAAAGATCCTGGCTCGAGTTCGGGCCGGAGAAGACTTTGCCGAATTGGCAAAGAAGTATTCCGATGATCCAGGTAGCCGAGAAAAGGGTGGAGACCTGGGCTTTTTTAGCCGTGGCCAGATGATCGAACCCTTTGAGAAAGCCGCCTTTTCTTTAAAGGTCGGTGAGATATCTGGCCTGGTGGAGAGCCCTTTTGGTTACCACATCATTAAAGTAGAAGAGCGCCAACCGGCCCAAACAACCCCTTATGAGAAGGTCAAAGAGCAAGTCAGGGAAAAGGCCCTTGAGGCCAAAAGGGAGTCGGTCCTGGAGGCCTATCTTCAGCAGTTACGTAAAAAATATCCGGTAAGTACTTATCTGAAATAA
- a CDS encoding EamA family transporter — translation MGWLFPCMLTLLLWGLWGFCYKLSVERLPATVVLLMASVGGLVVAGALFATTSQRLVLSPYLMLAFVAGLIGNLGTFFFIKALESQKLSIVVPLTALYPLVSLVLAAIFMGERLQLRHWLGAILATFAGALLVF, via the coding sequence ATGGGCTGGCTTTTCCCCTGCATGCTGACCCTTCTTCTCTGGGGCCTGTGGGGGTTCTGCTATAAGCTCTCGGTAGAAAGGCTCCCGGCCACTGTGGTCCTTCTGATGGCCAGTGTGGGAGGTCTTGTGGTGGCCGGGGCACTTTTCGCTACCACTTCTCAAAGGCTGGTCCTATCTCCTTACCTGATGCTGGCCTTTGTCGCCGGCCTGATTGGTAATTTGGGGACTTTCTTTTTTATAAAGGCCCTAGAGAGCCAGAAGCTTTCCATTGTTGTCCCTCTTACAGCCCTTTATCCTTTGGTTAGTCTTGTCCTGGCGGCCATATTCATGGGAGAAAGGCTTCAACTCAGACACTGGCTGGGAGCGATTTTGGCCACTTTTGCGGGGGCCTTACTGGTTTTTTAG
- a CDS encoding ribonuclease H-like domain-containing protein, with protein sequence MLYRSFIHLPRVGEARERALWEQGVLSWAHLLAARRLRGFSPEELSLFRRILLRCLDRFHDPHFWIRCLPRRHLWRLMPHFSGTTVYLDIETTGLSFKESHITVVGLYDGQKYQAFVRGQNLEEVPKILPRYQQIITFGGSRFDLPFLKVCFPEIRLPPLHHDLYYLFRRLGLRGGLKRIEVELGLVRPQEIARLDGLAAVRLWFRARLGDQKALETLLAYNQADVINLVTLAQIAWQRLWDQLDTPWGQP encoded by the coding sequence GTGCTTTATCGGAGCTTTATTCATCTTCCTCGGGTGGGAGAGGCTCGGGAGCGGGCCCTGTGGGAGCAAGGTGTCTTAAGCTGGGCCCATCTTCTGGCAGCCAGAAGACTGAGGGGTTTTTCTCCAGAAGAGCTTTCGCTTTTTCGCCGGATTTTGTTGCGTTGTCTGGATCGCTTCCATGATCCGCACTTCTGGATTCGCTGTCTTCCACGACGTCATCTCTGGCGCCTCATGCCGCATTTTTCCGGAACTACTGTTTACCTGGATATAGAGACCACGGGTCTTTCGTTTAAAGAGAGCCATATTACCGTAGTTGGTCTTTACGATGGCCAGAAATACCAGGCCTTTGTTAGGGGGCAAAACCTTGAGGAGGTGCCGAAGATCCTTCCCCGATATCAACAAATAATTACCTTTGGAGGAAGCCGCTTTGACCTCCCTTTTCTGAAGGTTTGCTTTCCTGAGATTCGTCTTCCTCCTCTCCATCATGATCTCTATTATCTGTTTCGTCGCCTGGGACTTAGGGGAGGCCTTAAGCGTATTGAAGTTGAGTTAGGGCTTGTCCGTCCCCAAGAGATTGCCCGACTTGATGGCTTGGCCGCTGTCCGGCTTTGGTTCCGGGCTCGTTTGGGAGACCAAAAGGCCCTGGAGACCCTTTTGGCCTATAACCAGGCCGATGTAATTAACTTGGTCACCTTGGCTCAAATTGCTTGGCAGAGGCTTTGGGACCAGCTTGACACCCCGTGGGGCCAGCCTTAG
- a CDS encoding sigma-70 family RNA polymerase sigma factor, whose product MKTQEVFREISPADRETARQYIRRLQDRLEKLTRHIDPDLKLLRVVVEGMEKKKSYYVHLTLSLPWGVISARGEHKLLKSAFKMARERLEREYSETMARLRGEAVYKRKRRYYQELASAMPELAADRQAGLRERFEDRLKPLLRNLYRIARREIVFYQLTGDLPPGALSPADVVDEVVLWAYENYDQLAGEPSLPMALHRKMMEILRRELARYRAERVSIEEELPLDHIRFRLKEDVDSPYYEGELLRWEDVLPSDVIVEPEEALSAEELSNLIMQELSHLPEEKRQAFVWHVIDGYDIMEVAKLLGSSEEEVSRWVKEVQETLKQRWLVAHPKATEEGGK is encoded by the coding sequence ATGAAGACCCAAGAAGTCTTTCGAGAGATAAGTCCAGCCGACCGGGAGACGGCCCGTCAGTATATCCGCCGACTTCAGGACCGTTTGGAAAAACTTACTCGGCACATTGATCCAGACCTGAAGCTCCTTCGGGTAGTGGTGGAAGGGATGGAGAAAAAGAAATCCTACTATGTGCACCTTACCCTTTCTCTTCCGTGGGGAGTAATTAGTGCCCGGGGAGAACACAAGCTTTTAAAGAGTGCCTTCAAGATGGCCCGGGAGCGGTTAGAAAGAGAGTATTCCGAAACCATGGCCCGTTTGCGGGGAGAGGCTGTTTACAAGCGGAAAAGACGCTACTATCAAGAGCTCGCCTCGGCCATGCCGGAGCTGGCTGCTGATCGGCAAGCTGGCCTGAGAGAGCGCTTTGAGGATCGTCTAAAACCCCTTCTGCGCAATCTCTACCGAATTGCCCGGCGGGAGATTGTTTTCTACCAACTTACTGGAGACCTTCCTCCTGGGGCTTTGAGCCCGGCTGATGTTGTCGATGAGGTGGTTCTCTGGGCTTATGAAAACTATGATCAACTGGCCGGGGAGCCTTCTTTGCCCATGGCCCTTCATCGTAAAATGATGGAGATATTGCGACGAGAGCTGGCCAGATACCGGGCTGAAAGGGTCTCTATTGAGGAGGAGCTTCCCCTTGACCATATACGTTTTCGCCTTAAGGAGGATGTTGACAGCCCTTATTATGAGGGGGAACTTTTGCGCTGGGAGGATGTCTTGCCCTCTGACGTAATTGTTGAACCAGAAGAAGCCCTGAGTGCTGAGGAACTGAGTAACCTGATCATGCAGGAGCTCTCCCACCTTCCGGAAGAGAAACGTCAGGCCTTTGTCTGGCATGTCATTGATGGCTACGATATCATGGAGGTGGCCAAGTTGCTTGGTTCAAGCGAGGAAGAGGTCTCCCGCTGGGTAAAGGAGGTTCAAGAGACCCTTAAGCAGCGTTGGCTGGTAGCCCATCCCAAGGCTACAGAGGAAGGAGGAAAATAA
- a CDS encoding DegQ family serine endoprotease, protein MRLKVLGSIRGIVLALSLLISFWPVSGQALTLPGLERGQAEASPEDVKVLQRISRAFAAIVHKAAPAVVFVQVERVVVQRGPAFGPEPFPFEDPFRFFGPDFFERFFGQRFPRKFRQMGAGSGFIVSPDGYILTNNHVVGKADKIIVKLADGRQFRAKVVGTDPQSDIAVIKIDAKDLPVLPLGDSDKIEVGEWVLAIGNPFGLTQTVTVGIVSAKGRSGIGITDYEDFIQTDAAINPGNSGGPLVNLRGEAIGINTAIFSRSGGYMGIGFAIPANMAKVIMNQLIKTGKVTRGWLGVVIQDLTEDLARSFGLKEPEGALVTEVARNSPAAKAGLRQGDVIIAYNGRTVKNVADLRNQVALTAPGTKVKLTIIRDGRRRTLMVTIGEQPKTFGFPSRNELLEKLGFSVRNLTPDLAKELGYKPGQGVVVDEVVPGSPAAMAGIRPGYLIEEVNRRRVRNLKEFLEALAAGSPNQVLLLVRDHGYSRYVILRLE, encoded by the coding sequence ATGAGATTGAAGGTCCTTGGGTCCATAAGAGGAATAGTCCTTGCTTTGAGTTTGCTGATCTCATTTTGGCCTGTTTCCGGACAGGCGCTTACCCTTCCGGGGCTGGAGAGGGGGCAAGCGGAGGCCAGCCCCGAAGATGTCAAGGTGTTGCAACGCATCTCCCGGGCCTTTGCGGCCATTGTCCACAAGGCGGCTCCGGCAGTGGTCTTTGTCCAGGTAGAAAGGGTGGTTGTCCAAAGGGGGCCGGCCTTTGGCCCTGAGCCCTTTCCCTTTGAAGATCCTTTCCGTTTTTTTGGGCCAGATTTCTTTGAACGTTTTTTTGGCCAGCGTTTTCCTCGGAAGTTTCGCCAAATGGGGGCCGGATCGGGTTTTATCGTCAGCCCTGACGGCTATATCCTCACCAATAACCACGTGGTAGGCAAGGCTGACAAAATTATCGTCAAGCTAGCCGATGGGCGCCAGTTTCGGGCCAAGGTGGTGGGGACAGATCCCCAATCCGATATCGCGGTTATTAAAATTGACGCCAAAGACCTTCCTGTTCTTCCCCTCGGAGATTCGGACAAAATCGAAGTAGGGGAATGGGTTCTGGCTATTGGTAACCCCTTTGGCCTCACCCAGACGGTGACAGTGGGGATCGTCAGCGCAAAAGGCCGAAGCGGTATAGGGATTACGGACTATGAAGACTTTATTCAGACCGATGCCGCGATCAACCCCGGCAACTCTGGTGGTCCTTTGGTCAATCTTCGGGGCGAGGCCATCGGGATAAACACGGCCATCTTTTCCCGTAGTGGCGGCTACATGGGGATCGGCTTTGCCATCCCGGCTAATATGGCCAAGGTGATCATGAACCAGCTGATCAAGACGGGAAAGGTGACTCGTGGCTGGCTGGGAGTGGTTATCCAGGATCTTACCGAAGATTTGGCCCGGTCTTTTGGGCTAAAGGAGCCAGAAGGGGCCTTGGTAACCGAGGTGGCCCGAAACTCCCCCGCCGCCAAGGCCGGTCTTCGTCAGGGGGACGTGATCATCGCCTACAACGGGCGTACGGTAAAAAACGTAGCCGATTTGCGAAATCAGGTAGCCCTTACTGCTCCGGGCACCAAAGTCAAATTGACCATTATCCGCGATGGTCGCCGGCGAACCTTAATGGTAACTATTGGCGAACAACCCAAGACCTTTGGTTTCCCCTCTCGAAACGAACTCTTGGAAAAACTGGGTTTCTCAGTCCGCAACCTGACCCCGGATCTGGCCAAAGAACTTGGTTACAAGCCTGGTCAGGGGGTAGTGGTTGATGAGGTTGTTCCCGGCTCCCCGGCGGCTATGGCCGGTATTCGCCCCGGGTATCTCATCGAGGAGGTTAATCGCCGTCGGGTTCGTAACCTGAAGGAGTTTCTGGAGGCCCTTGCAGCTGGGAGTCCGAACCAGGTCCTTCTTCTAGTGAGGGATCATGGCTACAGTCGTTACGTCATTCTGAGGTTAGAATAA
- the ftsH gene encoding ATP-dependent zinc metalloprotease FtsH produces the protein MKVKENWRRYLPWIWPGFLLLILASFYLFPYHQRELLAYSEFKELLRQGLVDNLVISRDIIEGDLKPQAIAVLNQLRKNPVKKDVRTFRTIRLDDPDLLPLLEKKGIRYEARPEVTWLTSLLSWLIPLALFFVIWIYFLKRIGGGPPGGLTAIGKSKAKIYIENEIDITFADVAGVDEAVEELKEIIDFLKNPQKFTALGGKIPKGVLLVGPPGTGKTLLAKAVAGEARVPFLSLSGSSFVEMFVGVGAARVRDLFATAEAKAPCIIFIDEIDALGKARGVSPLAGVDEREQTLTQLLTEMDGFDTKKGVIIIAATNRPEILDPALLRPGRFDRHIVVDRPDLRGREAILKVHTRRVKLAPDVDLHVIAARTPGMVGADLANIVNEAALLAARRGKSAVTMEEFEEAIDRVIAGLEKKNRYITRKEKEIIAYHESGHALVAASVPHADPVHRVSIIPRGVAALGYTLQLPTEDRYLMTKSELLDRLTVLLGGRAAEELIFGEASTGAQNDLEKATAIARSMIMEYGMSDRLGPQSFRERQALFLPVITQESKHYSEATAREIDTEVQNIILHCYQRAQDILLKNRDRLEALAQHLLEKEILEGDDLKAFLGEKVGDF, from the coding sequence ATGAAGGTTAAAGAAAACTGGCGCCGCTATCTTCCTTGGATCTGGCCGGGATTCCTCCTTTTGATCTTGGCGTCTTTTTATCTTTTCCCTTACCACCAGCGGGAGTTATTAGCCTATAGTGAGTTTAAAGAGCTTCTTCGCCAGGGCTTGGTGGACAACCTGGTCATCTCCAGAGACATCATTGAAGGGGATCTCAAACCTCAAGCTATAGCTGTCCTCAATCAGTTGCGGAAAAATCCGGTCAAGAAGGATGTTCGCACCTTCCGGACTATTCGTCTGGACGACCCGGATCTTCTCCCTCTCTTGGAGAAAAAAGGGATTCGCTATGAGGCCCGGCCGGAGGTTACCTGGCTTACCAGCCTCCTTTCCTGGCTAATTCCTCTAGCGCTTTTCTTTGTAATCTGGATCTATTTTCTTAAGAGAATTGGCGGCGGTCCTCCAGGAGGGCTTACCGCTATCGGTAAGAGCAAGGCCAAGATCTACATTGAAAATGAAATTGACATCACCTTTGCTGATGTGGCCGGGGTGGATGAGGCGGTAGAGGAACTCAAAGAGATTATCGATTTTCTGAAGAACCCCCAGAAGTTCACCGCCCTTGGAGGCAAGATTCCCAAGGGTGTTCTTCTGGTTGGGCCCCCGGGGACGGGCAAAACCCTTCTGGCCAAAGCCGTGGCCGGGGAAGCCCGGGTTCCCTTCCTCTCCCTTTCGGGTTCCTCTTTTGTGGAGATGTTTGTCGGGGTGGGGGCGGCCCGGGTGCGAGACCTGTTCGCCACGGCCGAAGCCAAAGCCCCTTGTATTATCTTCATTGACGAGATCGACGCCCTGGGTAAGGCCCGGGGAGTTTCTCCTCTTGCTGGAGTGGATGAAAGGGAACAGACCCTTACCCAGCTTTTGACAGAGATGGACGGCTTTGACACCAAAAAGGGGGTTATTATCATCGCCGCCACCAATCGTCCGGAGATTCTGGATCCGGCCCTTCTGAGGCCGGGGCGCTTTGATCGTCACATTGTGGTTGATCGTCCAGATTTAAGAGGACGGGAGGCTATTCTTAAGGTCCACACCCGGCGGGTCAAACTGGCCCCCGACGTAGATCTTCATGTTATTGCCGCCCGCACGCCAGGTATGGTGGGGGCAGATCTAGCCAATATTGTCAACGAAGCTGCCCTCTTGGCGGCTCGGCGAGGGAAATCAGCCGTTACCATGGAGGAATTCGAGGAGGCCATCGATCGGGTTATTGCCGGCCTGGAGAAAAAGAATCGCTATATTACCCGCAAGGAAAAGGAGATTATTGCCTATCACGAATCCGGCCACGCCTTGGTGGCGGCCTCTGTTCCTCATGCCGATCCAGTCCATAGGGTCTCGATAATTCCTCGAGGTGTAGCGGCCCTGGGATACACCCTCCAGCTTCCCACCGAAGACCGTTATCTTATGACCAAGTCCGAACTACTGGATCGATTGACGGTGCTTCTTGGAGGTCGGGCGGCAGAGGAACTTATCTTCGGTGAGGCCTCTACCGGAGCCCAAAATGATCTGGAAAAGGCTACGGCTATCGCTCGCTCTATGATCATGGAGTACGGAATGAGTGATAGGCTGGGGCCCCAGAGTTTTCGGGAAAGACAGGCCCTTTTCCTTCCTGTTATCACTCAAGAAAGCAAACATTACAGCGAGGCCACGGCCCGGGAGATAGATACCGAGGTGCAGAACATTATTCTCCATTGTTATCAGCGGGCACAGGATATCCTGCTTAAAAATAGGGATCGACTGGAGGCTTTGGCCCAACATCTTTTAGAAAAAGAGATCCTTGAAGGTGATGACCTAAAGGCCTTTCTGGGAGAGAAAGTCGGTGATTTTTAA
- a CDS encoding DUF1614 domain-containing protein, translated as MIFNPFALIFFLFFLILLLFLFAFIHIGLITVAFEKLGLSPFQIWAYLFLSLLGSSINIPLRKVRTMTFQPPGEIVFFGIRYRIPPRMEERTTVIAVNVGGCLIPVLLSLYLTVKLGMLGTVFLGTIVVALVVYFLARPVPGLGIAIPIFIPPILAALVGLILSPEHSAALAYAAGSLGTLLGADIFHLRDIPRLGAPVASIGGAGTFDGIFLTGIIAVLIA; from the coding sequence GTGATTTTTAATCCCTTTGCCCTGATCTTCTTCCTCTTTTTTCTGATCCTCCTTCTCTTTCTTTTCGCCTTTATCCATATTGGCCTTATCACCGTAGCCTTTGAGAAGCTCGGACTTTCCCCTTTTCAGATCTGGGCCTATCTTTTTCTCTCCCTTCTTGGTTCAAGTATCAATATTCCCCTTAGAAAGGTCCGGACCATGACCTTCCAGCCTCCCGGGGAGATCGTTTTCTTCGGAATTCGATATCGTATTCCTCCCCGAATGGAGGAACGAACGACAGTCATCGCTGTAAACGTCGGTGGCTGTTTGATACCCGTCCTTTTGTCCCTTTACCTGACAGTTAAATTGGGAATGCTGGGGACAGTCTTTTTAGGAACGATTGTCGTGGCCCTGGTGGTTTATTTTTTGGCTCGTCCTGTTCCTGGCTTGGGTATTGCTATTCCGATCTTTATCCCTCCCATTTTGGCCGCCTTGGTGGGGCTGATTCTTTCTCCTGAACATTCAGCAGCCCTTGCTTATGCCGCTGGCTCACTTGGGACCCTTCTCGGGGCCGATATTTTTCATCTTCGTGATATTCCCCGGTTGGGGGCCCCGGTGGCCTCTATCGGCGGGGCAGGAACCTTCGACGGAATCTTCCTTACCGGAATAATTGCTGTCCTTATTGCTTAG
- a CDS encoding HD-GYP domain-containing protein, producing the protein MGNLAVEKKEFEAVPLDFFFLGKDADFPIYLATDKEGKRFVLYKASGESFSQKDLDRLRKSGVKNLFIRRQDRQKQLAYVVRQTRERLHRDIPTSEKAVLLYRCANLVLKEAFREPKEETIKMCREFAKGEVVRLLKEEISLANLLLLMEHHYTTYTHSVNVCSLAVTFALSLGFRGQELEAIGEGALLHDLGKALIPLSILDKPAALTKEEFELIKTHPEKGLIPIRKSGPLPSITKEIVLYHHEKIDGSGYPKGLKGEEIPVYVHLVTLADIFDALTSRRPYKGPHRASKALECMCHEMGGQLDHHLLKAFCQHIAQASQKVLRGEVPKQ; encoded by the coding sequence ATGGGGAATCTGGCCGTCGAAAAGAAAGAATTTGAAGCCGTCCCTTTGGATTTCTTCTTCTTGGGGAAAGATGCTGATTTCCCCATCTATCTGGCCACCGACAAAGAAGGAAAAAGGTTTGTCCTCTACAAAGCCAGTGGAGAGAGCTTCTCCCAGAAAGACCTGGATCGCCTCCGAAAAAGTGGCGTCAAAAATCTTTTCATCCGCCGTCAGGACCGTCAGAAACAGCTGGCTTACGTAGTCAGGCAAACCAGAGAACGTCTCCACAGGGATATCCCCACCTCAGAAAAGGCCGTTCTCCTCTATCGTTGCGCCAATCTGGTCTTAAAGGAGGCCTTCAGAGAGCCCAAAGAAGAAACTATCAAGATGTGTCGAGAGTTCGCTAAAGGTGAGGTTGTCCGACTGCTCAAGGAAGAAATAAGTCTGGCCAACCTCCTCCTTCTCATGGAACATCACTACACCACCTACACCCACTCCGTAAACGTCTGTTCCCTGGCCGTAACCTTTGCCTTAAGTTTAGGGTTCCGAGGCCAAGAGCTTGAGGCCATTGGTGAGGGAGCTCTTCTCCATGATCTAGGCAAGGCTTTGATTCCCTTGTCTATTTTAGACAAGCCTGCAGCCCTCACCAAAGAAGAATTCGAACTTATCAAAACCCATCCGGAAAAGGGCCTTATTCCCATCCGTAAAAGCGGCCCTTTACCCTCTATTACCAAAGAGATTGTCCTTTACCACCATGAAAAGATCGATGGAAGCGGTTACCCCAAGGGATTAAAAGGAGAAGAGATACCTGTTTATGTTCATCTAGTAACCTTAGCCGATATCTTTGATGCCCTTACTTCAAGGCGCCCCTATAAGGGGCCCCATCGGGCCTCAAAGGCCCTCGAATGTATGTGCCACGAAATGGGCGGGCAACTGGATCACCACCTCCTTAAGGCCTTTTGTCAACACATTGCACAGGCCTCTCAAAAGGTTCTCCGAGGAGAAGTCCCTAAGCAATAA
- the glk gene encoding glucokinase, producing the protein MLLAADIGGTKTAIALFAPGDFAPQELRIYQNARFPSAKELLTTYLEESSSKGLLKAAVFSLAGPVIDGRCQMINLGWTLTEEALCQILEVSQVRLINDLVATAYGTLVIPSQDLLSLKEGHPVQQAPRGIIAAGTGLGQSVLIPLEDKGHLALATEAGHADFAPADDLEWGLYKYLHRRYGHVSVERIVSGPGIENIYRYLLEKGPTPDDPFVHQRPQARAPEIVAAANKSPTCRQALQIFLRAYGAEAGNLALRTLARGGIYLGGGIAPKIVSHLKGETFISAFLSKGRLQPLLEEIPVYLIRNEETALLGAAYLGQSLI; encoded by the coding sequence ATGCTCCTGGCGGCCGATATCGGTGGCACAAAGACAGCCATTGCCCTTTTTGCCCCGGGAGACTTTGCCCCTCAGGAACTTCGCATCTATCAAAATGCTCGCTTTCCCTCGGCAAAGGAGCTTCTCACCACCTATCTTGAAGAAAGTTCCTCCAAGGGCCTGCTGAAGGCCGCTGTCTTTTCCCTGGCCGGGCCGGTCATCGACGGCCGGTGTCAGATGATAAATCTCGGCTGGACCCTGACGGAAGAAGCTCTCTGCCAGATCCTAGAAGTTTCTCAGGTCAGGCTGATCAACGATCTTGTAGCCACGGCCTACGGAACTCTGGTTATCCCCTCTCAAGATCTTCTGTCTCTAAAGGAGGGGCATCCGGTCCAGCAGGCCCCCCGGGGAATCATTGCTGCCGGCACTGGTCTTGGCCAATCAGTGCTCATCCCCCTGGAGGATAAAGGCCATCTCGCCCTGGCAACCGAGGCCGGTCACGCCGACTTTGCCCCAGCAGATGATTTGGAGTGGGGACTTTATAAATATCTCCACCGAAGATATGGTCACGTAAGTGTAGAGAGAATCGTCTCTGGGCCGGGGATTGAAAACATCTATCGTTATCTTCTAGAAAAAGGACCTACCCCTGATGATCCCTTCGTTCATCAGAGGCCTCAGGCCAGAGCCCCGGAAATAGTGGCTGCAGCGAATAAAAGCCCCACCTGCCGTCAGGCCCTTCAAATATTCCTAAGGGCCTATGGCGCTGAGGCCGGGAATCTGGCCCTAAGGACTCTGGCCCGCGGAGGAATCTATCTCGGTGGAGGGATCGCTCCCAAGATAGTCTCCCACCTTAAAGGGGAAACCTTTATTTCAGCCTTCCTGAGCAAGGGACGCCTGCAGCCCCTCTTAGAAGAAATCCCAGTCTATCTCATCCGCAACGAAGAGACTGCCCTCCTGGGAGCCGCCTATCTAGGACAATCCCTTATATAG
- a CDS encoding OmpH family outer membrane protein, which produces MKKFLGLLGLIIALLLLAQWAHAQNPPKIAVIHMQKVVKESKAGQAALKKLNQKFAALQKELQAKETELKKFKEDLEKKAPLLSPEARQEKEREYQKMLREYKAKREDAQFEIRQAEQKALEPIMKDLRGIVFDYAKKEGFDLILEKNMPGVYYTSDKIEITQKIIELYDQKFEKGEALGGR; this is translated from the coding sequence ATGAAGAAGTTTCTTGGTCTTTTAGGTCTTATTATTGCTCTTCTCCTTTTAGCGCAGTGGGCCCACGCTCAAAATCCTCCTAAAATCGCTGTCATCCATATGCAAAAGGTGGTCAAGGAGTCAAAGGCCGGACAGGCCGCTCTTAAAAAACTTAACCAAAAGTTTGCCGCCCTTCAGAAGGAACTTCAGGCCAAAGAGACCGAGCTTAAAAAGTTCAAAGAAGATTTGGAAAAGAAAGCTCCCCTTCTGTCACCGGAGGCCCGTCAGGAAAAGGAACGAGAGTATCAAAAAATGCTTCGGGAATACAAGGCCAAACGCGAGGATGCTCAGTTTGAGATCCGCCAAGCGGAACAAAAGGCCCTTGAACCCATCATGAAGGATCTTCGGGGAATCGTCTTCGATTACGCCAAAAAGGAAGGGTTTGATCTCATCTTAGAGAAAAACATGCCTGGAGTTTATTACACCTCAGATAAGATCGAAATTACCCAGAAGATCATCGAACTTTACGACCAAAAGTTCGAGAAGGGGGAGGCCCTAGGCGGCAGATAA